The sequence below is a genomic window from Mytilus edulis chromosome 2, xbMytEdul2.2, whole genome shotgun sequence.
TTCCGCTTTTGTATTATTTTGCTGTCATGGTAATTTCTGTATGTTTGACTGTCATGTTAGCTTAAGTACCTTCTTTATGTTTAAAGAGTGATTTTCTTTGATGAGaacttgttatttgttttaataatgataaagattaaaacacaatgttgattgaTGTAACCCAATTTTTCagatgtttacctattatgtctgtttgtttggcTCGCATATTGTTTTCTATAAAATGACTTACAAGTAGGAGGTTTACGCAGCTATACAATCAGGTTTAATTCGTCATTTTCTGCATTaggaaatgcctgtatcaagtcagaaatattacCGATTTTTtggtccattcgtttgatgtgtttgagcgtttgattttgccatttgataaagaacttttCGTTTGAACTTTTCCGGGAGTTCgatatttgtttgtaattttacttttttcgaacTTATGTTTCTCTTTCGGTAGATGAGGggtttatataaattattttccaaaatttagtTTATATTATGCCTTTTCTATATTTAGAAAAGTATGAGTCACgggtctttttttatatacattttcaaataatattccGTAAAATTTCAGTAGAGTATactaatattgtaaaaaaaagtatactcaatagatatagaaagatatgtgatatgagtgccaataagacaattctccatccaaaaaacaatttataaaagtaaaccattataggtcaatgtgcggccttcaacacggagccttggctcagaccgaacaacaagctataaagggccccacaattactattcaaacgggaaaaccaacggtctaatctatataaaaaaccgagaaacgagaaacacgtataaattacataaacaaacgtaAATGTAACTACTGTACATAAAGATTCCTGACTGAGAACAGATGCAAACATTTGAAGCGGGagtaaacgttttaatggtaccaaaccttctccctttttctgaaacaatagtataacatcaccaCATAGacaaacacacgataaaatatcaaacatattttcaaatataaatgtaattatatacGTAAATGTAATTTTCATCTCGATTAATTCtcacaatcctggtacctttgataactatttacaccccactcggtcgatgccactgctggttgacgcttcgtctccgagggtatcaccagcccagcagtcagcacttcggtgttgacatgaatatcaattatatgttcattttgataaatttcctattacaaaactttgaatttttcgaaagactaaggattttcttatcctaggaatagattaccttagccgtatttggcacaacttaaattttgggttctcaatgctctcgCGACAGCACCCGGTAACtaggttttttttatcctttGCGTCATCTGTAGAGGATCTCGGAGCAGCAATGGCCCCAGAGATGCAGTGTGTAGGCCCACCGGCGTGTGGACACGCCCTAGCACTCATCATCTTTGTCCAAGCTCTGGGTCAAATAGTATCACTGCCTTGTGATTGGATTCTTGAATCAAAGGCTATGGAAGTAAATCCAGACAGAAAATCCGGGTAGATGGAACTCGATAGCAACAGCAATCGTCTTAGGGATGGAAACCCCTACAGAAAAGCTGCCAGTCCTCCGGGCACAGGGGGTTGAGCGTAGGGTTATTCACCTTGCCTTGGAAAAACATATTGATTACAGAAACGACTACAATAGCCAATACTCTTTCTCGTCACAGACTGGAGGAAGAACATGTTTTAACCGAAAACAGTAGATGACGCGAAGGCCGATGGAGCTGTTTTAAAACAAACTCACCACCAGAATAGGCACATGGAATGTAAGAACACTATACCAAAGTAACAAAAGAGATGGATAGATACAAGATCGAAATTCCAGGACTTAGTGAAGTTAGATGGAACACATCAGGCATGGCAAATTTGAATACATCATATATTTCGGAAACACCAAACAAAATGACCCACACGAAAAGGGAGTTGGATGTCTAATAACGAAAAGATCTAAAACAGCTTTGCTGGAGTGGAATCCCATCTCACCAAGAATTATCACAGCACGCTTTAACTCACGTTTCCAAAAAACCACACTGATACAAGTATACGCCCCAACCAATGGTGCAGATGACTGTGAAAAGGAAGACTTCTACCACTCATTACAAATATCTATAGAAAAAATGCCAAAAAGAGACCTATTGGTACTTATGGGTGACTTAAATGCTAAGGTTGGATCAGAAAGAAAGGGATGGGAAGTGAAATCGGCCCCCATGGGATAGGAAAATGAACGAAAACGGTGAACTGTTTGCAGAATTCTGTGCTACCAACAACCTTGTCATAGGAGGAACAATCTTCAAACACAAGAAGTGCCATAAAGTAACCTGGGTGTCACCAGCAGGAAATGCAGAAAACCAAATAGACCACATAACTATTTCTCAGAGATGGAGGTCTTCACTGCAAGATGTAAGGGTAAAAAGGGAAGCAGATGCAGCATCAGACCATCATTTAGTTATAGGGTCAATAAAGATTAAACTCTTTGCCCAAAAAAAATCAGTTGTCAAAAGAAGAAAGTTCAACGTTGGGAAGCTGAAAATACCAAACACAAGAGAAGAATTTCAAATATCTCTTCAAAATAAATTCTCAGCTATAAGTGACCTGGATATAGAGGAGAATGATATTGACAACGCATTGGAGCAGACAAAAAATGTAATACTAGAAACATGCGAGGAAACATTAGGATACATGCAGTATAAACGTAAAAACTGGATGTCAGATAATACATGAGTTAAGGTTGAAGAACGAAGAAAAGCCAAAACAAATTTCTTAAATGCCACCACAagacaacaaaaaagacaaacacaagaCCTTTATAGAGAGAAAGACAAAGAAGTGAAGAAGAACTGTAAAGcatcggtcacaccttaccggatagcacaaacggacgtctaacggatgaaaataaaagttgtccgttgacaaaattgtaatccgttgggagtccgttgatgtactgaccgaataaaacggacgtttaacggatgcataacggataACGGACaaacaccggatatgcaacggacgagaaacggacacgtaccggacagaacggatgtagaacgtacatccaacggacgagtaccgcataaaacggacacctaacggaagcgtaccggataaaacggatgaacaagatatacgaaaaaatcaaaggcgacaataataatacatgtaaatcgaattaatattcaaaatgtttctgtgtaactggttttggtttgttcttcaaaaattccgccaaagggcagtgtctggccttaataagaactgcttgataaCGAAGGCGTACCTATACTCTATGGTCGATTAtcaataataagaattcatgaaccttaagaaatctgacataccaataattgacatttctaaattttcaattggcattcaTCCGTTTctgatccgttcatcatccgttttatccgctatacgtccggtagaagtccgtttctcatccgtttaacatccgttttatccgttaaacgtccggtagaagtccgttggtgaatttatcttccagacctccaacggatgtataacggacacgtaacagatacaaaacggaaacgaaacggacgagtaccgtacaaaacggacgcctaacggacgttcaacggacattttatccgttggacgtccgttcaaagttttgaacatgttcaaaattttccaccggacagaacggacgtcgacggataaaacgtacgcttaacggacatgcaacggacatggacggacgtctaacggataagaacggacgtctaacggacatgaacggattgaaaaaaagttatccgttagtcgtccgttcgagctatccggtaaggtgtgaccgaggcttaaacaGGATAAAAGAAACTATGTTGAACAACTAGCACAAGAAGCAGAAATTGCATGTAGCAAAGGAGACATAAAATCTCTCTACAACACAACTAAACAACTAAGTGGAAGAAGATCGAACTCAAATGCTAcagttaaagataaaaatggcaatgtgataacaaaaattgaaaagcaATTAAAACGATTGAAAGATCATTTTGAAGAAGTGCTAAACAGACCCCCTCCAACAGACCCACCTAACATCGAAGGGAGACAGGTCCTGAATATCAAGACAGGTGATATAACTAAATCAGAGGTAAACACTGCATTAAAACAACTAAAGAATGGGAAAGCAGGAGGGATCGAAAGGCAATGGATAACATATGTATTGATAAACTTCACCAACTACTTAACAAAATATGGAATGACGAACATATACCTGATGACTGGCGTAAAGGAATCCTCATTAAAGTACAAAAGAAAGGCGACAAATCAATCTGCAGCAACTGGAGAGGAATTATTTGGTTTTCCATTCCTAGCAAAGTCCTATGTCACATCATCCTACAGAGGTTAACGAAAGAAGTTGATAAGTTACTAAGAGACGAACAGGCCGGTTTTAGACAAGAGAGATCATGCATTGACCAAATTGCCACATTAAGAATCATCATCGAGCAAACCAGTGAATGGCAGACATCCCTATACTTAACATTTGTAGATTTCGAGAGGGCCTTTGATAGTATAGACCATCAAGTACTATGGAACATCCTTAGACATTATGGAATACCCGAAAAAATTATAACCTTCATCCAACAGCTCTATGACGGTTTTACATGTCAAGTGAGCCATGCAGAGACTCTTACAGATCCATTTCCTGTATCAACCTGTGTCAGAGAAGGATGTTTTCTTTCCCCTCTCCTTTTTCTAATAGTGATAGATTGGGTGAGTCGGAAATCGTACAATACTCCTTTAGGTATTAAATGGACATTACAGTCATGCCTTGAAGACCTAGACTTTGCAGACTATATCTGCCAGCTTTCCCATCGCCATGAAGACTCACAAAAGCAAGCAACCAACCTTGAAACGACTGCAAAACAAGTAGGACTATACGTAAAtgcaaaaaagacaaaatcaatgAGGGTAAACACAAACCAACTTTACAAAACCAAAGTGAGAGATGCTGAAGTTGAAGATGTCAATGAGTTTACATATCTTGGAAGTGTCATAAGAACATCAGGGGGGACAGATGAAGACATTCaatcaagaaaaagaaaagcTCAACAAGCCTTTGCTATTTTTAAACCAGTCTGGAGGAGCAAAGCGCTCAGAACAAACACCAAAATCAGGATCTTCAATTCAAATGTAAAATCTATTCTTCTTTATGGGTCAGAAACTTTGAGACTGATAGCTACATCTACAAAAACATTACACGTTTTCATAACAATCACAATCAGCAACAAAGAGTTATGGAAAAGGACAAGACAGGAGCCAAAAGAAAGAACGATAACAGTACGAAGATGGAAATGGATTGGACACACTCTTCGTAAAAGCAACACAAATGTAACAAGACAGGCACTAGATTGGAATCCTTAGGGCCATCGTAAAAGAGGGCGACCAAAATCAACCTGGCGCAGAGATCTAACATCTGATCTTCAGAAAATTAGGAAAACATTGGGTGAAGCAAAGAAACTAGCAAAGGACAGGAAAAGATTGAAATCTACTGTGGTCGCTCTATTTCCCCCATGGGACGAAGTGGATTAAGTCAAGTaagtcaatgctcttcaactttgtacttgtttggctttataactattttgatctgagcgtcaccgatgagtgttatgtaaacgaaacgtgcgtcttgcgtatcaaattataatctttGATAACTATAGACTACATTCTAACtctataaagaaaattatatattgatacagttaaaataactattttaaaatatcaaaattgtcgATATCACGATTTTCTATTGAAAACAAAACGAACATCTCGAGTTAAAACAATGATAATAATAAGCAAATCATATCTTGTCATTATAAATAGTAATCTTATCTAGATTAGATAACTATTTATAGGACTTTGGAAGAGAATTAATATGCGATCATACAAGCAAACTCCTTTGTAGTAGGGCAGTTGACTTTAAACTGCCAGCAAACCAAACTTTTTGGACATCTTGTATGATCGCATATTGATTCTCTTCTAAAGAATTGCATGCACGAAGTTAGTCAAATATTAAGCATAATTTGCACAAGGAAAAGATATAAACCGCCTTGAATTCGTTTTCCCCCTTTCTATTCGGAAAAGTAAAATTATGAGAAATTATCAATCGCGTATCGATattacatttcttttctttttttttgaaaacggaatgttttttgctttttttgacAGCTAACTAATTTTGTAAGAACAAATGTGTTGCAATATTAAAAAGTTTGCATCGATTGACTTGCACGACCTATCACTTATTTCCATATCCTTTGTGAAATAAACGTCATTAGGAATTGTTTGTACAAACGGCAAACAGGTCTTCTCCTAATCAATCACAAAACCTGACAGTTGGGCAGAATTGGAAATAAGtgaaataattgtttttctcCGGTTCAGAGGAAACAAAACAAATTGTTCGTCTAGATTATACCCTTCATACTATCCTAGTATATCCATAAATATTATAAGAAAGCTTCGTTTTCgtatatctatatataacataatcatataagaaaaaagaaaaaagatgttAATAGAGAGATCGTCTACGTCATCTCATTAAACATAGGTTTTTCTACACAAATTGGATATAAATTCCTCGTTTAAAGGTCACGACGGACTAAGCTATCATGGATTTAGTATATTTTGTGGACTCGATGTGTACagacatttgatatatgtttttattCATTCCGTTTTTAGGAATGTAACGGGCGtatattatttttctctactATTAGCATGTCATATCATTAAAACTCGACTCACATGATAAAAATAACTAACACAATACGATACATCGAAGAACAATACATGGTCCAGATAACATCATTCGATACAGGCACAAAATTAACGAGGACTAAACTAGTTTTACATGCGCACAAACCGCCTCCTTTGCATGTATAGAAAATACGCTTTTGCCGATTTGACACGAATtgtaatatttgataaataatataCTAAAACGTGTATCCAtattataaaaagtttaaaataaacaatttacaatgcaTTGGCTCGATTATATGTATCATCATTTCGTGTGTGATTTAATCTATACACAATTAATTTAACTATTGATGTGATATCTGAAGAATGCTGACTAAACTGAAGACCACTTAGTCCCTTTCAAAAGATTAAAATACAAATCAATCAATTAAGGAAAAGGATGTGAAACAAGTATACAGTACGGTTTAATAATAAGCAAAAACCATAACTATCATTAACTTTGATGggaaacaattgaaaagaaaaaccTTTTCCATGTTTTCCCGATTGGTCGTAGAGTAGTCATATTGAACCCAATGTATCTTTTTAACAAAGCAAGAATTATATCTATTGTATATAATACCAAGATGAATCATAGCTAACAATTCAATCTAGCAAATTTGAAAACGACAACAGTTCTATAGAAAAATAAGCAAACATATCAAAGTGTGTAAAAAGATTACGGAATCGTCTGTCACTTGCTAATTTTTTATGTTCTTTAATCAGCAGAATATGCACcccaattaaaaaaagataaaagaaaaggATTGAtagaaaaaattgaataatttgcatgatataaaaacaaattaaataaatgttagTCACACTTTTCTTAGACAGCAGGAATTATTTTTTTAGGAAAGAGACAAAAGATAAAAGCTTTTTAATTCCGCAGCACTTATACAAGTATTATGACCATTAATTGGTTTCCTGTATACGGAACTAAACCATCAGAGGAAACATTACCGGAATTAGTATCACCAGCCGATTAGATTATCAAAACAGTTATTGCTAGAAAAAGACAATTTTTCTTCGCATAACGATGCACAAACACGTAAATGATTTCCTTTTAACTACAATTTGCTGAAAACAGAATTATTTAGAATTGGTTTTAGATTTGATGCCTTTCACCATTTGACGTGAGTGGTTATTTCAACTAAAGAATTGcttgaattatgtaaaaataaagcATGTTATGAGAGGATAGTACTCTGCACTTACTCACATTAGAtgtcttattatatatataattgacgTTTGTGTGCATTTACATTTGTAGCAGTTTCATACAAAACCACTCCTTAagatattcaaaatcaaattttgatAGTTTTACGAGATGGATATTGTAAGTATTTTCATAAAATGACCGAGCTATAAACTTATTATTGGTGAACTTTAATACATTGTCAATAGTTTTATCAATGTGTAAAGTTACAATATGTTGAAATGTAAAGACGAGTTAATAAAAGGCAttgttttaaaggggcactagctacgagatatatataaaaaaaaaatagaatatgatttgtttttgttcaatcattaatgtaAGTGAAATGGTATAGTAAACATTCGCGTTTAGCAACCATTTTGGTTCAGTTTTGTCaaataaatagagaaaaattgCTACTGAGTTATTAACTTGCAAGTGAACAATTCGACCTCATCAAATGTTTCATGCGAATTTTAATTAAATCTGTTAGCTAGAGATGGGATACGCATGAGCTAGGCGTGATCAGCTAGTAAAAGGAaacaaatgtcaacattgaaagtgaaacatgATTAAACAATGTGATtgactgtttttattttcaaaaacttatcCGTATACAAGTAAAAACGATtataaacatattgttttaacctgtaatataaaatcaaacagaccttgaAAAATCCAAATGCACGAGTtctctatctatttatatctatgtttatgctTACAACGGTTTATATGATTGCGGGCATTTTTTGGAAGGTCGCCTCGATTATAATTAGATGCCCTACTTAAGtacaaacaaaatgtttatatataattccGAGTTTATGCAtcgttaattgtttattttagatttttcattttatCTAGATATACGGCACAGTATGTTATAAGTCgaatatcaaatttatttaaatcgGTGCATATGAATTtaacagctagtgcccctttaaatcaaatgatacactttgaatctttcaatcaatttaaacATACCGGTAACAAAAgtattgtaaaatgtaaaataacaaaaataccgatctacgaggaaaattctaaattcatttttaacaagaaattaaattaagaatggaaatgggggatgtttcaaagagacaacaacccgaccacagagcagacaacaactATTTTTACAAAGTTACATGTACTACATAATTGTGAATatgtaaatgaatatttatagTTTATTGTTAGTTAAATATTTGTTAGTATTGTATATTTATTATGCTGGTATGCTAAAAtctgatatattataattttttacgtTCCTGCATAACTCTTgatgttttaatttgatatatcaTATCGAAATTAATTAGATTTTGTCTTGCCAACATGCTATGAATTTAAATAAGAATAATTAAATGGGAGAAATCTGAATGTTGAAAATACTATTAAATTGGGTTTGACATTTAGGTGGTATTTTTTTGAtgatataatattcaaatattaacattttatcacacgaaaacaacaaaacatttaataaGTCTTCACTTGCGTAACCAAGTTTCAAATGTGACCTTCTTTTAGATCGATGAAATGTTATAGTATAAAACCGTACGAGAACACTAGTCCTGGAATAACCCTTACCTCGTATTataaagggcatacgatacagttctGATCCACGTTGATTTGTGTACGCAAAATTTTCATACAAGTTACTTTTCACCTAGTAAATTCAAATATATGCTACTTTAAGAGATTAACGGTGTAGAAATTCTCCACATTTACTCAAAACTTGATATGGTTTTTACATTTCCATCCTTTAAATAAACATACGAGACATTTTTGTCTCAAAAGATGAAAACAAGcaaaatttggttaaaaaaaaaattggagtaTCTTCTCAACATGAGTATGCTCTGAAATTGTAATATAACAATTCgtttgaaataataattttttattgaagtttcaggatttaaaaaaaaatgtatatttatctaaTTCAAAACATTTCGTCGTTGACCTTTTCATAAAAATTGGTTCAAATAAACTTCATACGTAATTAAACCTAATGTCATTATAAAAAGAGGAGTCCGTAAActtgttttcaagttaaatcagtcTGAACGATGAAAATCAGTCGAAAGATACATCTTTTCTCGATATGTCActattaaagggacactagctgtcaaattcatggtcaccgatttgactcaaattctcatatttgatttataacaatgtaaaacatttatccaaactatcaaaagtctaaaataaacagtttacagagcatggggtagataatatataggttcgtttcgtgtgtattttagtgcagacgccatctaattaactatcgatttgacctcagatgatcatataagcgatgtaaacataaataaagatatgaatagataaaAACCAgaacgtgcaattggatttttataggtctgtttgattttattttatagattaaaatagatgtttctcattgcttttaaccatataagaatgattttatgtgcatcgaattagtaatcaaatgatttaccgtagtttcactttcattgttgacattctttttctttaaataaccagtacacgtaaaATACATGCGTTGTCAAtttctagctaggggttaaattgaagttcacatgaatacggatttaaagaggtcgactcattcacttgcaagtgaataactaattatcaatgtttcttggcgtaatttgacaaaattgaacctctCTGGCTGCAAAAagtgaattgttatttcactatttcactttcattattgattgaaaaaaaaaatcaaactttagattttttatatatctcgtagctagtgcccctttaaagtgTTTTTTAGATGGTTAAAAAATCGCCTGTCATCTGATTGAGAGTTGTTGCCtagttttccttttttaatgGTTCACAAATacgttttttaaaatttttaaatatgttcaAATGTAGACAAAACATTCTTAAATATTCAAACACttatatattaataataacaTAACAAACAGTTTCTTAACGATACATTTGTATGGGCGgctcattattttgatatgaaagacCAAAATAGTAAagttataaaattttgtttttaccaatTTAATTAATTGCAAAGTTTGTCCTCTTTTGATATTGCAGTTGTATGGACTCACGTTTGACGTTAATGATCAGATGAACTATCGATGTCTCGGCATTTTCACAAGAAGTAGACAATTGAATTAATTATAGTGGCTATACT
It includes:
- the LOC139510994 gene encoding craniofacial development protein 2-like; amino-acid sequence: MNENGELFAEFCATNNLVIGGTIFKHKKCHKVTWVSPAGNAENQIDHITISQRWRSSLQDVRVKREADAASDHHLVIGSIKIKLFAQKKSVVKRRKFNVGKLKIPNTREEFQISLQNKFSAISDLDIEENDIDNALEQTKNVILETCEETLGYMQYKRKNWMSDNT